In Myxococcales bacterium, the genomic stretch CAATCCGAAAATCTCGGATCCAGACAATGTCGATATCGAAGCGCATGTCCTTCATCCAGAACCGCGGAAACCCCGGCGCGGAATACTCGAAGAGCATGCCCTGGCCCCAGTCGAGACGATCTCGGTCGCCGAGGCCCTTGGCTTTTTCAGCCTCGGTGCGGGCAATTTCGAGTTGGACCCACTGGTCGCGGATGGTGATCGAAGGAGCCAGCGGGGCAGTCTGTCCCGCTTCGCAGGCGATGGCGGTGATCAGCACCGCGCTGCATGCGAGCCAGTGACGTGTTCGAACACCCCATTCGCGTCGCTGCCTGGGCTTCGGTCTCACTCGTCGGATTCGGCGGCGTAGAGCTCGAAGTCCACCAGCTCTTCCTTCATGAACTCTCGCAGGGAGTTCACGATGCGGGCTTCGAGTTGTCGCACGCGCTCGCGCGAGATTTTAAATTCCACTCCCATATCGGCGAGGGTGCGGGGCTCGTCCGCGAGGATGCGCTCGGTGAGGATTTGCAGGTCGCGCTCGCCGAGCGAACCGCTGAATTTGTCGATGGCTTTGCGGAACACCACGCGCATTTCCCTGCGCCCAACCTCTTCTTCGGCACCGACGCCCGGGCCCGAGATCGAATCGCCGAAGGTTTCGCGGCCGGAGTCGTCGAAGCGCGGCGCGTCCAGCGATAGATCGGGGCGCGCGAGTTGCGCTTCCATCGCGACCACGTCGTCTTCGTGGACATCGAGTCGTTCCGCCAATAGCTTGGGGGTGACATCAAAGCCTTCGAGCTCGAGGGCGCGTTTTTCCTTGTTGAGGCGAAAGAACAGTTTTCGTCCTGCGCGGGTCGTTCCGAGCCGCACGCTGCGCATGTTGTCGAGGATGTATTTGAGGATGTAGGCGCGGATCCAATAGACCGCATACGAGGAGAGCTTCACCCCTTGATAGGGGTCGTAGCGTTGTACGGCCTCCAACAGCCCGACGTTGCCCTCTTGAATCAGATCGAGGGTATTGGTCCAGGCGCGCCGGTACTCCATGGCGATCTTCACGACCAGGCGCAGATTCGAGAGCACCATCTGGCGCGCGGCATCGACGTCGCCTTCCTCGACCCAGCGCACAGCCAGGACGTGCTCTTCTTCCCGGGTGATCGGCGCGTGGTTGGCGAGCTGGTTCATGTAGGCGTTGAGGGCCGATACCGGCTCGAGGGCAGAACTCGTGGAGGTGCGGGGCGGAGGTGTCGCGGAGCCCCGGGCGGGTGGCGTCAGCGGGTCTGTGCCTGCGTCCTGGGCGGAGAGTGGGGCCGGCGTGTCGTGCTGGAGGTCGTCTGCATCGCCCGTCTTGTCGGGCAGGCCCTCCGCCTCGTCCAATGGGGAGAATTCTGCGTCGTCGATCTCGCCGCTTTCGACGTCGATGGTGGTGCCGCTGTCCCGCTTGGCGGTTTGGGGGGGCGGTTCGAGAGAGTCGAGGACTTCGACCCCACTGGGTGGCGTAGACGGATCGGTCTTCGACGAATCGGTCTTCGAAGCCTTCGGAGAAATTTTGCCGCTCACAATTCGAGCATAGCAGAGAGCAAAAAGCGGGATCGGCGCTGTGTCCGATCCCGCTTATCGATCCTGTGCGGCGTAGATTCTACTTCGACAGTGTGCGGATGTACGCGATCACATTGGCGATGTCGGAGTCGGCCAGTGCGGGCCACGGTGCCATCAGCGGAGACCCCCCGAACGCCATTGCGCCCTGGGTAATCACGTTCTTCAGATCGACATCGGTGCCGGCTTTACCGTCACCATCGGTATCAAACTTGAATTCACCGCTCGAAAGATCTCTCGGCTTGGGGTTGAGCGCTGCCGAAAGCACTCCGTCGCCCTTGCCCAGCATGCCGTGGCAAGTCGTGCAGTTGATGTCGAAGATGGTCTTGCCCGCCGCGGCATCGCCAGCGCTCGCGGCCGCCGGAACGAAGATCGCGATGGCCGCAGTCAAAAACAGGATTCGAGTGATATTGGCAAGCATGTTTGTTCTGCTCCTTTGGTGCACATGTGGCCCGTCTTGTCGGCCGGTTGCGATTCTTTATCAAGTCTTGTTCGAATCAGACGAGATCGGAGCCTGCGTCATTCAGTCGTTCTCGACTTTGATTCTCCACTTGCAAGCGCATCTCTCCGCATCTCTCCGTATCTCTGCGCATCACTATGCAGATGATTCGCATGAAACTCCCGAATCGCGCGTCTCTTGATGCGATTGGCAACGGCGGGAGGCCAGGCGGCCGGAGAGTAGGCGCGCCTACAGTGAGCGGCAAGTTGTGAGATTGCAACAAATTGTTGACAATGACTTGGCCCGGCAGTCCTACGAAACTGGCTCCCAGTGCTCGAGGAAATCGAGCAGGAGTCTCACGCCCACGCCTGTTGCACCCCGGCCCTGATAGGCTCCGACCCTCGAAGTCCACCCGGTCCCGGCGATGTCCATGTGAACCCATGGGGTTTTGTTCACAAAGGCAGCGAGGAACCCCGCGGCCATGGACGCTCCCGCCTGTCGACTGCCCGCATTGACGAGATCGGAGACGGTGCCGCGCATCAGCTTCTTGTGATCTTCGAACAACGGCAGGGGCCACGCGCATTCGCCGGTTCGATCGCCGGCCTTTCGCACCTGGTCGATCAAGTCTTGATTTGTCCCCATCAATCCCGTGGCCCAGTCGCCCAGTGCCACCATGCAGGCTCCGGTCAGGGTCGCGAGATCGATCATTGCGACCGGCGAATAAGTCTTTTCCGCATAGGCGAGGGCATCGGCCAGCACGAGCCGTCCTTCGGCGTCGGTGTTGATGATCTCCACGGTCTTGCCCGAATACATCGTGATGATGTCGCCCGGTCGATAGGCGGTAGACGAGGGCAGGTTCTCCGCCGTCGCCACAATGCCGACAATCCGGTGGGGCAGGCCCAGCAACTTGACCGCTCGCAACAAGCCGATCACGGTGGCCGCGCCACTCATGTCGTGTTTCATCTCGTGCATGTTCGTCGCCCCTTTGATCGAGATGCCTCCCGAGTCGAAGGTGATTCCCTTGCCGATAATGCAGATGGTGGGTGGCTTGGCTTTTGCCCTTCCCTTGGCTTTGGTTCCGGCTTTCGAAGCGGAGCGCGGATTGTGCTCGATGATCACCAACCGCGGAGGGTTGCTGCTGCCCTGGCCCACGGCGAGAATCCCGCCCATCTTGTGACGCTTGAGTTCGGGCACTTCCATCACGCGGATCCGCAGCCCGACCTCGCGAGACATCTTCTGGGCAGCCTTTGCCAGGGCGTTTGGGGTCATGACGTTGCCGGGTTCGTTGGATAGATCCCGGGCGAGATTCTGGGATTCTGCCAAGACGATGCCGCGCTTTACACTGGCTCGCGCCGCCGCGGGCTTTGTCAACCGCGCATACAGCAGGGAAAGAGAGGGGACGGGTCTTGCAGGTTTCTTCTTGCCGTCCTTGGTGAGATAGGAATCGAACCGGTAGCTCCCGAGAAGGGCGCCTTCTGCGAGGGCCTGACACGCCTGGTCCAGGGGCACGCCCTTGGCGCTCGGTGCGATCAAGGCGATTTTCTTTGCGTGTTTCGTCCGGGCGCCCTGGATGCACCGGGCCGCAACCGCGCGCAGGCCATCGACATCGAATTTCTCGACCTCGCCCATACCGAGAAGCAGGATGCGCTTGGCGTTGCCGGGCTTGGCCGGGTAGATGATCTGCGATTCTCCCTGGGTGCCGCGAAAGTCTCCCTGGGAAACCACCAGGGAGAGCGACCCGCCGGTGCTTTTGTCCAGGCTGGCAAGGGAACCGGGCAGCTTCTTCTTGCTGTCGATTTTAAATACCGGAACCGCGAGCAGATCGACCTTCGCCTCGCGGGGTGTTCCGGTAGATACCTTGATCTGCATGTCTTCTCCTCGTGGCGAGTCGTCCTGCCTCGTTGAACCGTTGTGGTCGGGCCGTTGCTTGAATCGCCGCAGGCCCTTCTATAGAATTCCCTGGCCACCTCGAAAGAGGTTGCCAGGGATTAATCCGGGGGTCTGCGAGTTTTGAAACGCAGTCCCTGCTCTTAAGAGTCTCGGGGGGGGCTTCACGTGAGCTTCGACGTCTTCGGCTTGATTTTCCAAGCCGGTCCAATCGTCAAGCTCGTTCTCTTCATCTTGTTCGCGTTCTCCTTGGTTTCCTGGGCGATCATTTTGTCCAAGTGGAAGGAAGTTCGCGGGGCCACCCAGGATAGCGAGGCTTTCCTGGAGATCTATCACGAAAGGCCATTCAATGAAGCGTACGAGGCTGCCAAGGAACTCGATCGAAGCCCGGTAGCGACGGTCTTTGTGTCGGTCTGCGATGAGATGGGCCGCCTGGCGCGGCGCAGCGGAGGCTCATCGATTCACGATCTCGATGCGACCCAGACGCGCTGGGTTCACAAACAACTCGCATGGGCCGCGACCCGGGAAGCACAGCTGCTGGAGCGCGGCTTGTCGTTTTTGGCGACCACGGGCAGTTCGGCGGTGTACATCGGGTTGTTCGGGACCGTCATCGGAATCATCCAGGCATTTCAGGGGATCGCGCAAACGGGCAACGCGAGCCTGGCCGTGGTCGCGCCGGGAATCGCCGAGGCGCTGATCGCGACGGCGGTCGGTCTGTTCGCCGCGATCCCGGCGAACATCTTCTACAACCATTTCTCGGCGGGGATCGACAAGATCGTCCAGTTGATGGAGCACTTCGCAAGCGAGTTCGAAGAAGACATCAAATTTCTGACGCGCGCGGCGA encodes the following:
- a CDS encoding MotA/TolQ/ExbB proton channel family protein, which produces MIFQAGPIVKLVLFILFAFSLVSWAIILSKWKEVRGATQDSEAFLEIYHERPFNEAYEAAKELDRSPVATVFVSVCDEMGRLARRSGGSSIHDLDATQTRWVHKQLAWAATREAQLLERGLSFLATTGSSAVYIGLFGTVIGIIQAFQGIAQTGNASLAVVAPGIAEALIATAVGLFAAIPANIFYNHFSAGIDKIVQLMEHFASEFEEDIKFLTRAASAERERS
- a CDS encoding DUF192 domain-containing protein; translated protein: MRPKPRQRREWGVRTRHWLACSAVLITAIACEAGQTAPLAPSITIRDQWVQLEIARTEAEKAKGLGDRDRLDWGQGMLFEYSAPGFPRFWMKDMRFDIDIVWIRDFRIVDISHRVKHFPEGPGPTIRPRELVDTVLEVPAGFAQAHRWRLGDRVTLSGVAPGVPSSAP
- a CDS encoding RNA polymerase factor sigma-32, giving the protein MSGKISPKASKTDSSKTDPSTPPSGVEVLDSLEPPPQTAKRDSGTTIDVESGEIDDAEFSPLDEAEGLPDKTGDADDLQHDTPAPLSAQDAGTDPLTPPARGSATPPPRTSTSSALEPVSALNAYMNQLANHAPITREEEHVLAVRWVEEGDVDAARQMVLSNLRLVVKIAMEYRRAWTNTLDLIQEGNVGLLEAVQRYDPYQGVKLSSYAVYWIRAYILKYILDNMRSVRLGTTRAGRKLFFRLNKEKRALELEGFDVTPKLLAERLDVHEDDVVAMEAQLARPDLSLDAPRFDDSGRETFGDSISGPGVGAEEEVGRREMRVVFRKAIDKFSGSLGERDLQILTERILADEPRTLADMGVEFKISRERVRQLEARIVNSLREFMKEELVDFELYAAESDE
- a CDS encoding cytochrome c, with the protein product MLANITRILFLTAAIAIFVPAAASAGDAAAGKTIFDINCTTCHGMLGKGDGVLSAALNPKPRDLSSGEFKFDTDGDGKAGTDVDLKNVITQGAMAFGGSPLMAPWPALADSDIANVIAYIRTLSK
- a CDS encoding leucyl aminopeptidase; translation: MQIKVSTGTPREAKVDLLAVPVFKIDSKKKLPGSLASLDKSTGGSLSLVVSQGDFRGTQGESQIIYPAKPGNAKRILLLGMGEVEKFDVDGLRAVAARCIQGARTKHAKKIALIAPSAKGVPLDQACQALAEGALLGSYRFDSYLTKDGKKKPARPVPSLSLLYARLTKPAAARASVKRGIVLAESQNLARDLSNEPGNVMTPNALAKAAQKMSREVGLRIRVMEVPELKRHKMGGILAVGQGSSNPPRLVIIEHNPRSASKAGTKAKGRAKAKPPTICIIGKGITFDSGGISIKGATNMHEMKHDMSGAATVIGLLRAVKLLGLPHRIVGIVATAENLPSSTAYRPGDIITMYSGKTVEIINTDAEGRLVLADALAYAEKTYSPVAMIDLATLTGACMVALGDWATGLMGTNQDLIDQVRKAGDRTGECAWPLPLFEDHKKLMRGTVSDLVNAGSRQAGASMAAGFLAAFVNKTPWVHMDIAGTGWTSRVGAYQGRGATGVGVRLLLDFLEHWEPVS